From a region of the Geothrix sp. 21YS21S-2 genome:
- a CDS encoding aldehyde ferredoxin oxidoreductase family protein — protein sequence MYGWVGKVLRVNLTTGAISKEATNPKDAALFLGARGLGTKILTDEVDPKVDPLSPENKLIFAPGPFSGTFAPSGGRYNVVTKGPLTGTIAASNSGGSFGPELKYAGYDLVILEGRAPSPVYLWIKDDVVELRDATHLWGRQVPETTEMLRAETDEEAKVACIGPAGEKLVLFASIMNEMHRAAGRTGVGAVMGSKNLKAVVVVGMGAVKVADPKGFMAAVDKAREAVRLHPVGGAGLKAYGTDVLVNILNETGALPTRNFRDGHFPTANKVGGETLTDTLLVRAKGCYSCVISCGRVTKISNPKYRGEGEGPEYEAAWGFGPDCGIDDLEAVTKANFLCNEYGMDSITVGATIACAMDLFKEGHLTLEDTGGIDLSFGNAATMVELTRMMGEREGFGDKLALGSYRLAELYGHPEFSMTVKKQEMPAYDPRGIQGIGLNYATTNRGGCHVRGYTIAVEVLGNGAKLDPHVTDEKPFWVKLFQDLTAAVDSSGACLFGTFGMSGEDFASMLSTITGVTYTLEDYLRAGERVWNLERQFNLKAGFTMKDDNLPERLLKSPIKTGPSKGEVNRLGEMLPEYYKLRGWDDQGVPTAEKLRELSLV from the coding sequence ATGTACGGATGGGTCGGCAAGGTGCTTCGCGTGAACCTCACGACGGGAGCCATCAGCAAGGAAGCCACCAACCCCAAGGACGCGGCCCTCTTCCTGGGCGCGCGGGGCCTGGGCACCAAGATCCTGACCGACGAGGTGGATCCCAAGGTGGATCCCCTGTCCCCGGAGAACAAGCTCATCTTCGCGCCGGGGCCGTTCTCGGGGACCTTCGCGCCCTCGGGGGGCCGCTACAACGTCGTCACCAAGGGGCCCCTCACGGGCACCATCGCCGCCTCCAATTCCGGCGGCTCCTTCGGACCCGAGCTGAAGTACGCGGGCTACGACCTGGTGATCCTGGAAGGCCGGGCGCCCAGCCCCGTCTACCTGTGGATCAAGGACGACGTGGTCGAGCTCCGGGACGCGACCCACCTCTGGGGCAGGCAGGTGCCCGAGACCACGGAGATGCTGCGCGCCGAAACGGACGAGGAGGCCAAGGTCGCCTGCATCGGGCCCGCCGGCGAGAAGCTGGTGCTCTTCGCTTCGATCATGAACGAGATGCACCGTGCGGCAGGGAGGACCGGCGTAGGCGCGGTCATGGGCTCCAAGAACCTCAAGGCCGTGGTCGTGGTGGGCATGGGCGCCGTGAAGGTGGCCGACCCCAAGGGCTTCATGGCGGCCGTGGACAAGGCCCGGGAGGCCGTGCGCCTGCACCCCGTGGGCGGCGCGGGCCTCAAGGCCTACGGCACCGACGTGCTGGTCAACATCCTCAACGAGACCGGCGCGCTGCCCACCCGCAACTTCCGGGACGGGCACTTCCCCACCGCCAACAAGGTGGGCGGCGAGACCCTCACCGACACGCTGCTGGTGCGGGCCAAGGGCTGCTATTCCTGCGTCATCAGCTGCGGGCGCGTCACGAAGATCTCCAACCCGAAGTACCGGGGCGAAGGCGAGGGCCCCGAGTACGAGGCCGCCTGGGGCTTCGGTCCGGACTGCGGCATCGACGACCTGGAGGCCGTCACCAAGGCCAACTTCCTCTGCAACGAGTACGGCATGGACTCCATCACCGTGGGGGCCACCATCGCCTGCGCCATGGACCTCTTCAAGGAAGGCCACCTGACCCTCGAGGACACCGGCGGCATCGACCTCAGCTTCGGCAACGCCGCCACCATGGTGGAACTCACCCGCATGATGGGCGAGCGGGAAGGCTTCGGGGACAAGCTGGCCCTGGGCTCGTACCGACTCGCCGAGCTCTACGGCCACCCGGAGTTCTCCATGACGGTCAAGAAGCAGGAGATGCCCGCCTACGACCCCCGGGGCATCCAGGGCATCGGCCTGAACTACGCCACCACCAACCGGGGCGGCTGCCACGTGCGCGGCTACACCATCGCGGTGGAGGTGCTGGGCAACGGCGCCAAGCTGGATCCCCATGTGACGGACGAGAAGCCCTTCTGGGTGAAGCTCTTCCAGGACCTCACCGCGGCCGTGGATTCCTCGGGCGCGTGCCTGTTCGGAACCTTCGGCATGAGCGGGGAGGACTTCGCGTCCATGCTCTCCACCATCACGGGCGTGACGTACACCCTGGAGGACTACCTCCGGGCGGGCGAGCGGGTCTGGAACCTGGAGCGGCAGTTCAACCTCAAGGCAGGTTTCACCATGAAGGACGACAACCTGCCCGAGCGCCTGCTCAAATCCCCCATCAAGACGGGCCCCTCCAAGGGGGAGGTGAACCGCCTGGGCGAAATGCTGCCGGAGTACTACAAGCTGCGGGGCTGGGACGACCAGGGTGTGCCCACGGCCGAAAAGCTCCGGGAACTTTCCCTCGTCTGA
- a CDS encoding MoaD/ThiS family protein, which yields MHVKYFADVRRLSGCFEEDWTQPAATLGELVQGLAGRHGPAFGERVQPCGSLSSTIIVLVNGQNIVHLEGLATRLDPGDTVAFFPMVAGG from the coding sequence ATGCACGTCAAATACTTCGCTGACGTCCGTCGCCTCTCGGGCTGTTTTGAGGAGGACTGGACCCAGCCGGCCGCCACGCTCGGCGAGCTCGTCCAAGGGCTCGCCGGGCGTCACGGTCCGGCCTTCGGGGAGCGGGTCCAGCCCTGCGGAAGCCTGAGCAGCACGATCATCGTCCTGGTCAACGGCCAGAACATCGTTCACCTGGAAGGCCTGGCCACGCGCCTGGACCCCGGGGACACCGTGGCCTTCTTCCCCATGGTCGCCGGGGGTTGA
- a CDS encoding sigma-54-dependent Fis family transcriptional regulator, which yields MLNQESNDRAAIRKARFLFLERGEVPPWLPGPLVSSWKRCAVLGVPLERPEVSEPVMQRELRLARERSETLLGLAATELDALGECMEDTPGLVLLTDADGMVLERRGNLDFLHKAEQVALQPGVNWSEQARGTNAIGTALTEHRSVLVRGCQHFCQSNEILTCSAVPVLTPTGEMAGVLDISGDARLAPGYARGLIQMAVAQIEHRWFSLDLRGRRMLTLHSNPALLGTWQEAILLFEGDVLVAANRVAITLLGLDWASLRQVRFQHLFSGAMPDDLAVPLVMRDGRRIFARTFGQKPARSAPPEPARQRGPAGVYWDASSREQLNLAVRAVNSGVPVMILGETGTGKEMFTRALHAASRRGHKNLVMLNCAAIPEGLIESELFGYEDGAFTGARHKGNPGKIKEADGGILFLDEIGDMPLAMQARLLRVLQDKEVAPLGGSRSTLVDFVPVCATHRDLEAEVAAGRMRPDLFYRLHHFCVRLTPLRERADFPALLDTLLQGSGASERGIALTAEARAALQAHSWPGNLRELANLLRTLVALADDGEVISLEGLPPEYRRGRTVPKAPAPAAPAEAPLHLDALTRQAVEQAIAANRGNMTAAAKALGLHRSTLYRMLGRPRP from the coding sequence ATGCTCAACCAAGAATCCAACGACCGCGCCGCCATCCGCAAGGCTCGCTTCCTCTTCCTGGAGCGCGGGGAGGTTCCGCCCTGGCTTCCCGGGCCCCTGGTGAGCTCGTGGAAACGCTGCGCGGTGCTGGGGGTTCCCCTGGAGCGGCCCGAGGTCTCGGAGCCCGTGATGCAGCGGGAGCTGCGCCTGGCCCGGGAGCGCAGCGAGACGCTGCTGGGGCTGGCGGCCACGGAGCTGGACGCCCTGGGCGAGTGCATGGAGGACACGCCGGGCCTGGTGCTTCTCACCGATGCCGACGGCATGGTGCTGGAGCGCCGCGGCAACCTGGACTTCCTCCACAAGGCTGAGCAGGTGGCCCTGCAGCCCGGCGTGAACTGGAGCGAACAGGCCCGCGGCACCAACGCCATCGGCACGGCCCTCACGGAGCACCGCTCCGTGCTGGTGCGCGGCTGCCAGCATTTCTGCCAGTCCAACGAGATCCTCACCTGCAGCGCGGTGCCGGTCCTGACCCCCACCGGCGAGATGGCCGGCGTGCTGGACATCTCCGGCGACGCGCGCCTGGCCCCCGGGTATGCGCGCGGACTCATCCAGATGGCCGTCGCCCAGATCGAGCACCGGTGGTTCTCCCTGGACCTGCGCGGGCGCCGGATGCTCACCCTGCATTCCAACCCCGCCCTGCTGGGCACCTGGCAGGAAGCCATCCTCCTCTTCGAAGGGGACGTCCTGGTGGCCGCCAACCGGGTCGCCATCACCCTGCTGGGACTGGACTGGGCCTCCCTGCGGCAGGTGCGGTTCCAGCATCTCTTCTCCGGGGCGATGCCCGACGACCTCGCGGTGCCGCTGGTCATGCGCGACGGACGCCGGATCTTCGCCCGCACCTTCGGCCAGAAGCCCGCGCGCAGCGCCCCCCCGGAACCCGCGCGCCAGCGCGGCCCCGCGGGCGTCTACTGGGACGCCTCCAGCCGCGAGCAGCTCAACCTGGCCGTGCGGGCCGTGAACTCGGGCGTGCCCGTCATGATCCTGGGCGAGACGGGGACGGGCAAGGAGATGTTCACCCGGGCCCTGCACGCCGCCAGCCGCCGGGGCCACAAGAACCTGGTGATGCTCAACTGCGCCGCCATCCCCGAGGGCCTCATCGAATCCGAGCTGTTCGGGTACGAGGACGGCGCCTTCACCGGCGCCCGGCACAAGGGCAACCCCGGCAAGATCAAGGAGGCCGATGGCGGCATCCTCTTCCTGGACGAGATCGGCGACATGCCGCTGGCCATGCAGGCGCGCCTCCTGCGGGTGCTGCAGGACAAGGAGGTGGCGCCCCTGGGCGGGAGCCGGTCCACCCTGGTGGATTTCGTGCCCGTCTGCGCCACGCACCGGGATCTGGAGGCGGAAGTGGCCGCCGGCCGCATGCGCCCGGACCTGTTCTACCGCCTCCATCACTTCTGCGTGCGGTTGACGCCCCTGAGGGAACGCGCGGACTTCCCCGCCCTGCTCGACACCCTGCTCCAGGGCAGCGGCGCCAGCGAGCGCGGCATCGCGCTCACGGCCGAGGCCCGGGCGGCGCTCCAGGCGCATTCCTGGCCGGGGAACCTGCGCGAACTGGCGAACCTCCTGCGGACCCTGGTCGCCCTGGCGGACGATGGAGAGGTCATCTCCCTGGAGGGCTTGCCGCCCGAGTACCGCCGCG
- a CDS encoding 4Fe-4S dicluster domain-containing protein has protein sequence MTKLLMIHPDKCTGCKNCSLACTFGHEGQFRPAGTRVHVYTWEREGFSVPMMCQQCDDASCIKVCPTGALHRPQGGDVVVYEKAKCIGCRMCTMACPFGNAVYDGATGSILKCDTCGGKPECVRMCPSGALEYIDDNISTRSRKKSFAAKFKAAIQEG, from the coding sequence ATGACAAAACTGCTCATGATCCATCCGGACAAATGTACCGGGTGCAAGAACTGTTCTCTTGCCTGTACGTTCGGTCACGAGGGCCAGTTCCGCCCCGCCGGCACGCGGGTCCACGTGTACACCTGGGAGCGGGAAGGCTTCTCGGTGCCCATGATGTGCCAGCAGTGCGACGACGCCTCGTGCATCAAGGTCTGCCCCACCGGCGCGCTGCACCGCCCCCAGGGCGGGGACGTGGTGGTCTACGAGAAGGCCAAGTGCATCGGCTGCCGCATGTGCACCATGGCCTGCCCCTTCGGCAACGCCGTCTACGACGGCGCCACGGGCTCGATCCTGAAGTGCGACACCTGCGGCGGGAAGCCCGAGTGCGTGCGCATGTGCCCCAGCGGGGCCCTGGAGTACATCGACGACAACATCTCCACGCGATCCCGCAAGAAGTCATTCGCCGCCAAGTTCAAAGCGGCCATCCAGGAGGGTTGA